One Ignavibacterium album JCM 16511 genomic region harbors:
- a CDS encoding endonuclease domain-containing protein produces MKQNNNKKIFNRKELKPRRKELRNNLTYAEVIFWQHVKDKQLDGRKFRRQTSIGPFVVDFYCPEEKLVVELDGKVHFNDEAIKYDKERTNYIESLGLRVIRFENNEVLKNTEYVLSKIRECFNKQ; encoded by the coding sequence ATGAAACAAAATAACAATAAAAAAATCTTCAACCGAAAAGAGCTAAAACCAAGACGAAAAGAACTTAGAAATAACTTAACCTATGCGGAGGTTATCTTCTGGCAACATGTTAAAGACAAACAGCTTGATGGAAGAAAATTCAGAAGGCAAACAAGTATAGGTCCTTTTGTTGTTGATTTTTATTGTCCGGAAGAGAAATTAGTTGTTGAGCTTGATGGTAAAGTTCATTTTAATGATGAAGCTATTAAGTATGATAAGGAGAGAACTAATTATATCGAGTCACTTGGGTTAAGGGTTATCAGATTTGAAAATAATGAAGTATTGAAAAACACTGAGTATGTTTTGAGTAAAATCAGGGAATGTTTTAATAAACAGTAA